The Macaca nemestrina isolate mMacNem1 chromosome 6, mMacNem.hap1, whole genome shotgun sequence genome window below encodes:
- the LOC139363833 gene encoding small ribosomal subunit protein uS2 translates to MSGALDVLQMKEEDVLKFLAAGTHLGGTNLDFQMEQYIYKRKSDGIYIINLKRTWEKLLLAARAIVAIENPADVSVISSRNTGQRAVLKFAAATGATPIAGRFTPGTFTNQIQAAFREPRLLVVTDPRADHQPLTEASYVNLPTIALCNTDSPLRYVDIAIPCNNKGAHSVGLMWWMLAREVLRMRGTISREHPWEVMPDLYFYRDPEEIEKEEQAAAEKAVTKEEFQGEWTAPAPEFTATQPEVADWSEGVQVPSVPIQQFPTEDWSAQPATEDWSAAPTAQATEWVGATTEWS, encoded by the coding sequence ATGTCCGGAGCCCTTGATGTCCTGCAAATGAAGGAGGAGGATGTCCTTAAGTTCCTTGCAGCAGGAACCCACTTAGGTGGCACCAATCTTGACTTCCAGATGGAACAGTACATCTATAAAAGGAAAAGTGATGGCATCTACATCATAAATCTGAAGAGGACCTGGGAGAAGCTTCTGCTGGCGGCTCGTGCCATTGTTGCCATTGAAAACCCTGCTGATGTCAGTGTTATATCCTCCAGGAATACTGGCCAGAGGGCCGTGCTGAAGTTTGCTGCTGCCACTGGAGCCACTCCAATTGCTGGCCGCTTCACTCCTGGAACCTTCACTAACCAGATCCAGGCAGCCTTCCGGGAGCCACGGCTTCTTGTGGTTACTGACCCCAGGGCTGACCACCAGCCTCTCACGGAGGCATCTTATGTTAACCTACCTACCATTGCTCTGTGTAACACAGATTCTCCTCTGCGCTATGTGGACATTGCCATCCCATGCAACAACAAGGGAGCTCACTCAGTGGGTTTGATGTGGTGGATGCTGGCTCGGGAAGTTCTGCGCATGCGTGGCACCATTTCCCGTGAACACCCGTGGGAGGTCATGCCTGATCTCTACTTCTACAGAGATCCTGAAGagattgaaaaagaagagcaggcTGCTGCTGAAAAGGCAGTGACCAAGGAGGAATTTCAGGGTGAATGGACTGCTCCAGCTCCTGAGTTCACTGCTACTCAGCCTGAGGTTGCAGACTGGTCTGAAGGTGTGCAGGTGCCTTCTGTGCCTATTCAGCAGTTCCCTACTGAAGACTGGAGTGCTCAGCCTGCCACGGAAgactggtctgcagctcccactgCTCAGGCCACTGAATGGGTAGGAGCAACCACTGAATGGTCTTAA